The Miscanthus floridulus cultivar M001 chromosome 7, ASM1932011v1, whole genome shotgun sequence genome includes a region encoding these proteins:
- the LOC136462945 gene encoding SWI/SNF complex subunit SWI3B-like: MATTATTTATVTAAAATANSVPTPTPPHPRPAAPPALRAPSTLGPVKSEATPTPSSSTATAAAAAGAEDPSYIITVPSYSAWFSFDSIHDTERRLLPEFFEGEAAAASGCRGPHAYKYYRDSLIRRFRARPGRRLTLTEARRGLVGDVGSVRRVFDFLEEWGLINYGALPSGSKQAKEKREEVAQQSLLPSGATVPRKLCTGCRTVCGLAYYACDKADISLCTRCYVNNNYRPGLSPANFKRVEITEDAKSDWTDKETLHLLEAVLHYGEDWKKVSEHVGSRLEKDCIARFIRLPFGEQFMGPKEDRMGFENNDDNTDEPGADVSKRLRLTPLADASNPIMAQVAFLSAIVGSDVASAAAQAAISAQSRVDLNDSEIETSINSTKEEESSHTNGLSVNDLLKEAAANARAQLEKERNSIEQSLSNIVDVQMKEIQGKICRFEQKEMLMEKERQQLNCLRDLLFTDQLAVMQHQQRTPAAVTECRGDEKPKPVANMS; the protein is encoded by the exons ATGGCCACAACGGCGACAACGACGGCGacggtgacggcggcggcggccacagcCAACTCCGTACCTACACCAACACCGCCGCATCCACGCCCCGCCGCTCCACCTGCTCTCCGGGCGCCTTCCACCCTGGGTCCCGTCAAGTCAGAGGCTACTCCCACCCCCTCGTCCtctaccgccaccgccgccgccgccgccggagcggaGGATCCATCCTACATCATCACTGTTCCTAGTTATTCAG CATGGTTCTCGTTCGACTCCATCCACGACACGGAGCGCCGCCTCCTTCCGGAGTTCTTCGAGGGGGAGGCCGCGGCGGCGTCCGGGTGCCGGGGCCCGCACGCGTACAAGTACTACCGCGACTCCCTGATACGGAGGTTCCGAGCGCGGCCGGGTCGACGGCTCACACTCACGGAGGCCAGGAGGGGGCTTGTTGGTGACGTCGGCTCAGTCCGCCGCGTCTTCGATTTCCTTGAGGAATGGGGGCTCATCAACTACGGTGCTTTGCCATCGGGGTCAAAGCAAGCGAAAGAGAAGAGGGAAGAGGTCGCGCAACAGTCCTTGTTGCCTTCTGGGGCAACTGTACCCAGGAAGCTCTGTACCGGGTGCCGCACCGTGTGTGGGCTTGCTTACTACGCCTGCGACAAG GCAGATATAAGTCTTTGTACTAGATGTTATGTAAATAATAACTACCGGCCGGGTCTGTCTCCTGCTAACTTCAAGAGAGTTGAAATTACTGAAGATGCAAAATCAGATTGGACAGACAAAGAAACTCTTCACTTGCTTGAGGCTGTCTTGCATTATGGCGAAGACTGGAAAAAGGTGTCTGAACATGTTGGTAGTCGGTTAGAAAAAGACTGTATTGCAAGATTTATACGGTTACCTTTCGGAGAACAGTTCATGGGACCCAAGGAGGATAGAATGGGGTTTGAGAACAATGATGACAATACTGATGAGCCTGGAGCAGATGTCTCAAAACGACTACGTCTGACTCCACTAGCAGATGCAAGCAATCCGATTATGGCTCAG GTTGCATTTTTATCAGCCATTGTGGGTTCCGATGTTGCTTCAGCTGCAGCGCAAGCAGCTATTTCTGCACAATCCCGTGTTGACCTAAATGACAGCGAGATTGAAACTTCAATAAATAGCACCAAGGAAGAAG AATCATCTCACACAAATGGGCTCTCAGTTAACGATTTACTGAAAGAGGCGGCTGCTAATGCACGGGCACAACTTGAGAAGGAACGGAACAGCATAGAGCAATCTTTATCAAACATAGTAGATGTCCAG ATGAAGGAAATCCAAGGTAAAATATGCCGGTTTGAACAGAAGGAGATGCTGATGGAGAAAGAGCGACAGCAGCTGAATTGTCTAAGGGATCTACTTTTCACAGATCAATTGGCAGTCATGCAACATCAACAAAGGACTCCAGCTGCAGTCACAGAGTGCAGAGGTGATGAGAAGCCAAAGCCCGTGGCTAACATGAGTTGA